The DNA segment AAGCCACCCCGATGACCCGCCGCCAATGGCTGATGTCCGACAGGCCGCAATCGCGGCTGCAGGCGCGGCTTGGCCGTGCCTACATGACCTGGCAGCGGTTCTCGGCCAACCGGCTCGCCGTTGCCGGTCTGTGCATCATCCTGCTCCTCATCCTGATTGCCATCTTTGCCGATGTGCTTGCACCGCATTCGCCCGTCATTGGCGATCTCGGCGGCGCACGCCTTTTGCCGCCCGGAAGCCCCGGCTATCTGCTCGGCACCGACGACCAGGGCCGGGATATCCTTTCGCGCCTGCTGCATGGATCGCGGCTGACGCTGCTGGTCATCGTGCTGGTGGCGATCATCGCGGCGCCCATCGGCCTTCTGGTCGGGGCCGTCTCCGGCTATGCCGGCGGCTGGGTCGATGCGGTCCTGATGCGCATCACCGATATCTTCCTCGCCTTCCCCAAGCTGGTGCTGGCGCTGGCCTTCGTGGCGGCCATGGGGCCGGGCATCCAGAATGCGATCATCGCCATCGCCATCACCTCCTGGCCGCCCTATGCGCGCATCGCCCGGGCTGAAACGCTGAGCGTGCGCAATTCCGATTATATCGCCGCCGTCCGGCTGATGGGCGCTTCGCCGTTCCGCATCGTGCTCAGACATGTCATGCCGATGTGCATGTCGTCGCTGATCGTGCGCGTCACGCTGGATATGGCCGGCATCATTCTCACGGCTGCCGGTCTCGGTTTCCTCGGTCTCGGCGCCCAGCCGCCGCTGCCGGAATGGGGCGCGATGATTGCGTCGGGACGCCGCTTCATTCTCGATCAATGGTGGGTCGCCACCATGCCCGGCATTGCCATCCTGATTGTCAGCCTCGGTTTCAACCTGCTTGGCGACGGCCTGCGCGATGCGCTCGACCCACGGGAGAGCGGCCAATGAGCACCATGCTGAATGTCGATGATCTGCGGGTCTCGTTTCCGACACGCACCGGCCTGATCGAGGCGGTGCGCGGCGTTTCCTTCACGCTGGGGCGCGAGCGGCTCGGCATTGTCGGCGAAAGCGGCTCGGGAAAATCGCAGACGGGCAGGGCGATCATGGGCCTGACGCCGGCGCATGCAAGGATTTCGGCCAAGACCCTGAATTTCGACGGTATCGATCTCCTGACGGCACCGGCGAAAGTCAGGCGGTCCCTGCGCGGCAGCCGCATCGCGATGATCCTGCAGGACCCGAAATATTCGCTCAATCCGGTAATGAGCATCGGCCGCCAGATCGTCGAAACGTTGCGCACCCATGAAAATGTCGGCAAGAGCGAGGCCCGCGACCGCGCCATCGCCATGCTCGAGGCTGTGCAGATCCGCGATGCCGGCCGGGTCTTC comes from the Pararhizobium qamdonense genome and includes:
- a CDS encoding ABC transporter permease, producing MTRRQWLMSDRPQSRLQARLGRAYMTWQRFSANRLAVAGLCIILLLILIAIFADVLAPHSPVIGDLGGARLLPPGSPGYLLGTDDQGRDILSRLLHGSRLTLLVIVLVAIIAAPIGLLVGAVSGYAGGWVDAVLMRITDIFLAFPKLVLALAFVAAMGPGIQNAIIAIAITSWPPYARIARAETLSVRNSDYIAAVRLMGASPFRIVLRHVMPMCMSSLIVRVTLDMAGIILTAAGLGFLGLGAQPPLPEWGAMIASGRRFILDQWWVATMPGIAILIVSLGFNLLGDGLRDALDPRESGQ
- a CDS encoding ABC transporter ATP-binding protein, whose protein sequence is MSTMLNVDDLRVSFPTRTGLIEAVRGVSFTLGRERLGIVGESGSGKSQTGRAIMGLTPAHARISAKTLNFDGIDLLTAPAKVRRSLRGSRIAMILQDPKYSLNPVMSIGRQIVETLRTHENVGKSEARDRAIAMLEAVQIRDAGRVFDLHPHEVSGGMGQRAMIAMMLIAGPELLVADEPTSALDVTVQLEVLGILDKLVADRGMGLIFISHDLRLVSSFCDRVIVMYAGKIVEELAASDLGNAKHPYTQGLLNCMPTLGTNRHPLPVLDRQPEWAL